Proteins encoded within one genomic window of Amycolatopsis japonica:
- a CDS encoding glycoside hydrolase family 25 protein, with protein MGDRAIDVYEAYQGQVNWPQVVASGVRRVFVKLTNGGGQARVRGDRYVAGARAAGARVGGYHYALGGDPVAQANVFADELIRLNALDLAPALDYEDHSLPKGPAAQTWIRRFLTQLNVRLPQLGKNLLYGSGSDLQAMRAWEITVPGADVLEWAAEYGVNNGTKNPIRHYKGGQAAVHQYTSAGRVPGIAGHVDLDDVLANIDEGTVFVGDRPPPTPGTAATIRAALIQMMEDCMVTFPPAPTTRTKVLALPPDYDVTLVFAAESTIFGGHIYNWTPTEGKGTGGDPVQWRVEVKEGEPIRIPSGTSKAHVEYSCGTEVSCFIQVKPRG; from the coding sequence TTGGGTGACCGAGCGATCGACGTCTACGAGGCGTACCAGGGCCAGGTCAACTGGCCGCAGGTCGTCGCCAGCGGTGTGCGCCGCGTGTTCGTGAAGCTCACCAACGGCGGCGGCCAGGCCCGGGTCCGCGGTGACCGGTACGTCGCCGGTGCCCGCGCAGCCGGCGCCCGCGTCGGCGGCTACCACTACGCGCTGGGCGGCGACCCGGTCGCGCAGGCGAACGTCTTCGCCGACGAGCTGATCCGGCTCAACGCGCTCGACCTGGCGCCCGCGCTCGACTACGAGGACCACTCGCTGCCGAAGGGCCCGGCCGCGCAGACCTGGATCCGCAGGTTCCTCACGCAGCTGAACGTCCGGCTGCCGCAGCTGGGGAAGAACCTGCTCTACGGCTCCGGCTCCGACCTCCAGGCGATGCGCGCCTGGGAGATCACGGTGCCGGGCGCCGACGTCCTGGAGTGGGCGGCCGAGTACGGCGTCAACAACGGCACCAAGAACCCGATCCGCCACTACAAGGGCGGCCAGGCCGCGGTCCACCAGTACACCTCTGCTGGCCGCGTGCCCGGCATCGCCGGACACGTCGACCTCGACGACGTCCTGGCCAACATCGACGAAGGCACCGTCTTCGTCGGTGACCGGCCGCCCCCGACCCCCGGCACGGCGGCCACGATCCGTGCCGCCCTGATCCAGATGATGGAGGACTGCATGGTCACATTCCCGCCCGCGCCGACCACCCGCACCAAGGTGCTGGCGCTCCCGCCCGACTACGACGTGACGCTGGTGTTCGCGGCGGAGTCCACGATCTTCGGCGGCCACATCTACAACTGGACCCCGACCGAGGGGAAGGGCACCGGCGGTGACCCGGTGCAGTGGCGCGTCGAGGTGAAGGAAGGCGAGCCGATCCGGATCCCGTCCGGCACCTCGAAGGCCCACGTCGAGTACAGCTGCGGCACCGAAGTGTCCTGCTTCATCCAGGTGAAGCCGCGGGGCTGA
- a CDS encoding MYXO-CTERM sorting domain-containing protein, whose protein sequence is MTTEMWLALVNDTIGNAIGGVLGALVAAWLFRRRR, encoded by the coding sequence ATGACCACCGAGATGTGGCTCGCGCTGGTGAACGACACGATCGGCAACGCGATCGGCGGGGTACTGGGAGCGCTGGTAGCCGCCTGGCTGTTCCGGCGCCGCCGCTGA
- a CDS encoding LamG-like jellyroll fold domain-containing protein: MSFAFVKSLGTNGSSSTVTTGLSITVPAGGVPAGDLLVLRFASFNYRAGSTPPTVTDSRGNTWQQDFARTSSSDGMNIVYSAVIATALLAGDLISVGFTANNANYALAVDQFSGVAPSGWRWMVDPTGTKAVTTTPTNSLAPTSPYPTYTLVLGVLFVPLPSTDAYTEDGNQAGGDSWHTLPGAFSPAGSTTQAVRASYKIPALGSTGALQSWSPTLGTAKTALETLVIYQGRLVPVTVADVAEAARTGNPREATAIGVSLATDVPAASRAGAPESKLAGTAPEPITLLDVPLASQAGAPEDMVAIDVPLGIDVPAAARSGTPADEVAIGVTVEDVPFPDRAGSPVDGPVLIGVTVHDTVCPARSGAPGAALAIGVTLFTDRPTGARGGAPAAAIGNTVTNDAPAASRAGAPTSTLGGAGLFPVAPSSLTGDIPNPNRPLLIPYADFTAGPPKPVGSFETRRSFNSRARRTVARKITIQRGRQYELDQVQAGTATFEITDPLENLNPTNAASPLNQGGQKIKPYRAMRVTALWPNTGNMINTSLIGSGTDPSFETGFSWFTPSGAGTTQATSTAHFWTGTKSMQVTQTTAGRNFGVNLQVVVGPDLRMVMSAYVRPTAGTTVWLRVIDASGTEHVSTAATAQDTWTRIFVSWRAVDMSEKVEIFGTGGTPTRFYVDAVQLEFGLNPTLFTTEGPEAYRLYSGYIERYPLHYDMHGTRGIRPLTAVDALGILSRTEIAESYLATILADNPNMIASLNDASGPQLIQRPGGGAPMAGYTQLGSNSASVNWGGDTFLDGTPTVSITQQNTTPPVRLDETQVTYVGTRGGAISMNPRSFTFEGWFRFQAGCIYFGLASMKRGEKTSDPALSLGPEFYIGLYTTGGQLFFHFTDPNGGGAGNGLIYITNSTFDGYPDNKWHYFAITLSSSSWRVYIDDKLSHSGSPPFSPSPSIQLDNLFFNVTTRNGDPVSSASFANFATYPYTLTAEQVSAHYARGAGYDGEQSGVRVARLLAKYWAGSWRLGLGRLRLAPDTDYTRRMLLDVLQEIQESERGLLYADQGGEVVFDDRDSRYRGEQQIPAVVFGEDTAAGEIPYEVFEGDVDPTYVFSQANLTRPGNNEFPPMVNAAAKADYGQRILSHNVQATNDFDLSQAGTFYLARYGQAKLRVEKLALNPIAYPAAWGPLLSLELGRRVTIRRRSGPLVMSGDYYVEQINHAIDADAGTWRIELQCSPVFVPSAWVLGDPQYGVLGSTTTPIY, translated from the coding sequence GTGTCGTTCGCGTTCGTCAAGTCGTTGGGTACCAACGGTTCGAGCAGCACGGTCACCACCGGACTGTCCATTACGGTCCCTGCCGGTGGTGTCCCTGCCGGGGACCTGCTGGTCCTGCGGTTCGCATCCTTCAACTACCGGGCGGGGTCCACGCCGCCGACCGTGACGGACTCGCGCGGGAACACCTGGCAGCAGGACTTCGCGCGCACGTCCAGTAGTGACGGCATGAACATCGTCTACTCGGCGGTCATCGCCACGGCGCTGCTGGCCGGTGACCTGATCTCGGTGGGGTTCACCGCGAACAACGCGAACTACGCGCTGGCGGTGGACCAGTTCTCCGGGGTGGCGCCGTCCGGGTGGCGTTGGATGGTCGACCCGACCGGCACGAAGGCGGTCACGACGACGCCGACGAACTCGCTGGCGCCGACCTCGCCGTATCCGACGTACACGCTGGTCCTCGGTGTTCTGTTCGTGCCGCTGCCCAGCACGGACGCCTACACCGAGGACGGCAACCAGGCCGGCGGGGACTCATGGCACACCCTGCCGGGAGCGTTCAGCCCGGCAGGGTCGACGACGCAGGCGGTGCGCGCCTCCTACAAGATCCCCGCTTTGGGATCGACCGGCGCTCTGCAGAGCTGGTCTCCGACGCTCGGCACTGCGAAAACCGCGTTGGAGACCCTGGTGATCTACCAGGGTCGGCTGGTGCCGGTCACCGTGGCCGACGTCGCCGAGGCTGCACGCACCGGCAATCCGCGCGAAGCCACCGCGATCGGGGTATCGCTGGCCACCGACGTGCCAGCCGCGTCCCGCGCAGGGGCGCCGGAGAGCAAGCTCGCCGGGACCGCGCCGGAGCCGATCACGCTCCTCGACGTTCCGCTCGCCTCGCAAGCTGGGGCGCCGGAAGACATGGTCGCAATCGACGTCCCGCTGGGGATCGATGTTCCTGCGGCCGCACGCTCCGGCACCCCGGCCGACGAGGTCGCCATCGGCGTCACCGTCGAGGACGTCCCGTTCCCCGACCGGGCTGGCTCCCCTGTAGACGGACCGGTCCTCATCGGTGTGACGGTGCACGACACCGTCTGCCCGGCCCGCTCCGGAGCACCGGGCGCCGCGCTGGCCATCGGGGTCACGCTGTTCACCGACCGGCCGACCGGAGCTCGAGGAGGAGCGCCTGCCGCCGCGATCGGGAACACGGTCACCAACGACGCCCCCGCCGCCTCCCGGGCGGGCGCTCCGACGTCGACGCTGGGCGGCGCGGGGCTTTTCCCGGTCGCACCAAGCAGCCTGACGGGGGATATCCCGAACCCGAACCGGCCGCTGCTGATCCCGTACGCCGACTTCACCGCGGGCCCGCCGAAGCCTGTCGGGTCGTTCGAGACGCGCCGATCGTTTAACTCGCGGGCCCGCCGCACGGTCGCCCGGAAGATCACGATCCAACGTGGACGGCAGTACGAGCTGGATCAGGTGCAGGCCGGCACGGCGACCTTCGAGATTACTGACCCGCTCGAAAACCTGAATCCGACGAACGCTGCCAGCCCTTTGAATCAGGGCGGGCAGAAGATCAAGCCGTACCGAGCGATGCGGGTCACCGCGCTGTGGCCCAACACCGGCAACATGATCAACACGTCGTTGATCGGCAGCGGCACGGATCCGAGCTTCGAGACCGGCTTCAGCTGGTTCACACCGAGCGGTGCCGGGACCACGCAGGCAACGTCGACCGCGCACTTTTGGACCGGCACCAAGTCGATGCAGGTCACGCAGACGACGGCGGGCCGCAACTTCGGGGTAAACCTTCAGGTTGTCGTCGGCCCTGATCTGCGCATGGTCATGTCCGCGTACGTGCGCCCTACGGCGGGCACGACGGTGTGGCTGCGGGTCATCGACGCATCTGGGACTGAGCACGTCTCGACCGCGGCGACGGCGCAGGACACCTGGACGAGGATCTTCGTGTCGTGGCGCGCGGTCGACATGTCCGAGAAGGTGGAGATCTTCGGAACCGGTGGAACACCAACCCGGTTCTACGTCGACGCCGTGCAGCTGGAGTTCGGACTCAACCCGACGCTCTTCACCACCGAAGGGCCTGAGGCGTACCGGCTCTACTCGGGGTACATCGAGCGATACCCGCTGCACTACGACATGCACGGCACGCGAGGAATCCGCCCGCTCACCGCGGTCGACGCGCTGGGGATCTTGTCGCGCACGGAGATCGCGGAGAGCTACCTGGCGACGATCCTGGCGGACAACCCGAACATGATCGCGTCGTTGAACGACGCATCCGGCCCGCAGTTGATCCAGCGGCCGGGCGGTGGCGCCCCGATGGCTGGATATACCCAGCTCGGCAGCAACTCCGCATCGGTGAACTGGGGCGGCGACACGTTCCTTGACGGCACCCCCACGGTGTCGATCACTCAGCAGAACACCACGCCGCCTGTTCGGCTGGATGAGACTCAGGTGACTTATGTCGGAACGCGCGGCGGAGCAATTTCAATGAATCCTCGCTCGTTCACGTTCGAGGGATGGTTTCGTTTTCAAGCTGGGTGCATATACTTCGGACTAGCTTCCATGAAAAGGGGCGAGAAAACCTCAGACCCCGCTTTGTCTCTTGGACCTGAGTTCTACATCGGTCTTTACACTACTGGTGGCCAACTCTTCTTTCACTTCACAGACCCGAACGGAGGAGGAGCAGGGAATGGCCTGATATACATTACAAACAGCACGTTCGATGGCTACCCGGACAATAAATGGCACTACTTCGCCATAACGCTTTCCAGTAGTTCATGGCGGGTGTATATCGATGACAAGCTGAGCCATTCTGGTTCGCCGCCATTCTCTCCGTCGCCATCTATTCAGTTGGACAACCTGTTCTTCAATGTGACGACGCGGAACGGGGATCCGGTGTCGAGCGCGTCCTTCGCGAACTTCGCCACCTACCCCTACACGCTCACCGCCGAGCAGGTGAGCGCGCACTACGCACGTGGCGCCGGATACGACGGTGAGCAATCCGGCGTGCGGGTCGCTCGGTTGCTGGCGAAGTACTGGGCTGGCTCTTGGAGACTCGGGCTCGGTCGTCTGCGGCTCGCGCCGGACACCGACTACACCAGACGGATGCTGCTGGATGTGCTCCAGGAGATCCAGGAATCCGAACGTGGCCTGTTGTACGCCGACCAGGGCGGCGAGGTCGTTTTCGACGATCGGGACTCCCGGTATCGGGGTGAGCAGCAGATCCCAGCGGTGGTGTTCGGCGAAGACACCGCGGCGGGGGAAATCCCGTACGAGGTCTTTGAGGGCGACGTTGACCCGACGTATGTCTTCTCTCAGGCAAACCTGACCAGGCCGGGCAACAACGAGTTCCCGCCGATGGTGAACGCGGCCGCGAAGGCGGACTACGGGCAGCGGATCCTCAGCCACAACGTGCAGGCGACAAACGACTTCGACCTCAGCCAGGCCGGGACGTTCTACCTCGCCCGCTACGGCCAGGCGAAGCTGCGCGTCGAAAAGCTGGCGCTCAACCCCATCGCCTACCCAGCGGCGTGGGGGCCGCTGCTTTCGCTCGAGCTCGGACGCCGGGTCACGATCCGTCGCCGGTCGGGCCCGCTGGTGATGAGCGGGGACTACTACGTCGAGCAGATCAACCACGCCATCGACGCGGACGCCGGGACCTGGCGGATCGAGCTGCAGTGCAGCCCGGTGTTCGTTCCCTCGGCGTGGGTCTTGGGGGATCCGCAGTACGGAGTCCTCGGCTCGACGACGACACCGATCTACTGA